A window of the Eulemur rufifrons isolate Redbay chromosome 6, OSU_ERuf_1, whole genome shotgun sequence genome harbors these coding sequences:
- the MSANTD2 gene encoding myb/SANT-like DNA-binding domain-containing protein 2 isoform X3 has protein sequence MEDYSQEDWGNHSQDLHGYPTDQELDEIPVTKRTLKIKQESSEEAQKRDIMQNIVQILESVQLKWELFQSWTDFSRLHLSNKLAIFGIGYNTRWKEDIRYHYAEISSQVPLGKRLREYFNSEKPEGRIIMTRVQKMNWKNVYYKFLEITISEARCLELHMEIDWIPIAHSKPTGGNVVQYLLPGGIPKSPGLYAIGYEECIERPLSPHMERRPTEAGKEGCVDLETLSAQASLQVEIEPTRITYCYLGIAEVRTLQQCLFLHFQANTKTFNKDWVGINGFLSQNCIVDPGVSPKSIYIKFVEVERDFLSAGSLVECLEKAIGYPLKFNN, from the exons ATGGAGGACTATTCACAGGAGGACTGGGGAAACCACAGTCAGGATCTCCATGGCTATCCAACAGATCAGGAATTGG ATGAAATACCTGTCAcaaagagaacattaaaaataaaacaagagtctTCTGAAGAAGCACA gAAGAGAGACATCATGCAGAATATTGTACAGATTTTGGAATCGGTACAGTTGAAATGGGAACTGTTTCAGAGCTGGACAGACTTTTCAAGGCTCCATCTTTCTAATAAACTGGCCATTTTTGGAATTGGTTATAACACGCGTTGGAAAGAGGATATTCGTTACCATTATGCTGAGATCAGCTCCCAGGTGCCCCTTGGCAAGCGACTTCGGGAATACTTCAACTCTGAGAAGCCTGAGGGGCGGATCATTATGACCCGAGTGCAGAAAATGAACTGGAAAAACGTTTACTACAAATTTTTAGAGATCACTATTAGTGAAGCTAGGTGCTTGGAGCTGCACATGGAAATTGACTGGATACCCATTGCCCACTCGAAACCAACTGGTGGGAACGTTGTTCAGTATTTATTGCCTGGAGGCATTCCTAAAAGCCCAGGCCTTTATGCCATTGGCTATGAAGAATGTATCGAGAGGCCCCTCTCACCCCACATGGAGCGACGTCCCACAGAGGCAGGAAAAGAGGGCTGTGTTGACCTGGAAACCCTTTCAGCACAAGCCTCGTTACAGGTGGAAATAGAACCCACCCGAATTACCTATTGCTACCTCGGAATTGCTGAGGTCAGGACTCTGCAGCAatgcttatttttacattttcaagcaAATACCAAAACCTTCAACAAAGATTGGGTTGGTATTAATGGGTTTTTGTCTCAGAACTGTATTGTGGATCCCGGAGTTTCCCCCAAATCCATCTATATCAAATTTGTAGAAGTAGAGAGGGATTTTCTTTCCGCTGGCTCTTTAGTTGAGTGCCTGGAAAAAGCCATTGGATACCCCTTAAAATTTAACAACTGA